One Ostrea edulis chromosome 6, xbOstEdul1.1, whole genome shotgun sequence genomic window, aattctcgagcaagaCATTAAGCAAGTTAagcaagatacatgtattgttattatagggcaatattacatgtattgcttTTATAGAGTAATATTACCAGTAGCTCGGTGGTAGAGCATTTGCTTCGTAACtggaaggtcgtgagttcgagttcTGCTTGTGCTTTGGCCGATTCAACTCTAAGctgttaaaataggtagtgattgctccttcaccaaatgctcggcatttaaaagtgagaatcactgTCTTTTGGATATGGCCTTAAAAATAGacgtcctgtgtcacagcaagcgttgacatgataaagaaccctgcTAAGCCCCTGAGCACTAAGCATgagtttaaatttgtggtacttcacctacagctggtgacgtctcaatatgagtgaaaaattctcgacaggacgtaaaaaaataaaatatcaatcaatcaatacatgtattgttttaatAGAATAATAGTAGAGATATTGTTATTATAGAGTGATATTATATGTATTGTTATTAATCATAGAATGATATTTTGGGTAATATTACACGTACATATGTTCTAATATAGCAAATTCAAACATGAGGCAGTTGTATTTCATAGATTATTTGAAGCAATCTGAAACCAAACATTAGGCCATCAGAATGTATTCTAAGCTAAGACAACTTTTCACTGctaatcatatttttattcccTTGAAAATGACACCCACCGTTACAGGCCTGAAACCCGTTTAGTATATAATGTACTAATAATTAACACTACTTCCAGGGTATACCAGTGTGCCAGATTCAAGAACATTTAGAAGCAGGTCTTAAAATTTGCGAAGAAGTAACGAAAGAGATTGAAATCCAGATAGCGGATCACATACCAGAAGAAAAGATTGATCCATGTTTTGTAACAAAAGAAACATTAAAGGGTAGTAACTCATGTACAAATGAACTATTACCCGATAGTTTTAAATCATCCGAGAATCAGGTACATCTCACTGGCAATAAACAAGACATACAAACTGATAGATCAACAGAAGTTGGTCAAATTCCAGCAGTTAAACTTAGAATGTCTAACTTAGAAACAGAGGAGGAGGATTTAGATGATGTGAGCTGGTTCTTCATGGCCGACGTCCCACTGGACACCAGACAAATTGATAATCTCGCCGACACCTCCAGCACATGGCATGGAGCAAGTGGCTACTTTGATGTGGATGTTGATGATGTGGTGCTGAATTCAATGCAGGTCACATCTCTTAAATCTGGAGAATGTGAGGACACTGATGAGGACAAATTTGAGGAGTGCTTTGACGATGTTCCTAGAGTGGTGAAATCAAATACATTTCAAACCAGTGCATGTGATGTAGACTCCCAAAAATTTCAAAGGGCAGGACCTTTAATAGATTCCCAGACATTTCAAATGACGGGTCCATCAATACCAGCTAATAGTATGCTTCCAGAGACCCTGAATAAATATAGCAATACTCAGGAACCGGTCCGATGGGAAGTCATTCGCAATCAGTCTCCAGAGGATGATGACTTTGACCAGTGCTTTTGTGATATAGAGATGGATTCCAAGAAACAGAAAGACCTTTACCCAAAATCCACACAAAGTATGGGTGAAAAAGCACAAGAAAGTCCAAAGCTGCTCGGAAAACATCTCCAGAATTTGTCAAATGTCAGAAGTAGCCATAATAAAGTTAAAAACAGCAGTagacatttcaaaacaatagaATCAACTGTTGAAGAACTCAGCGGAGGAAATGCTTTGTGGGAGTCGCGAGATTTGGAGGTTAATCATACATCTACCGAACCAGAGGAACAGTCCTTAGTCGCTGAGATGGCTCCTCCAACTGCAGGGGGAAATATCAAAACTCAAAATACATCAATAGAAAAATTGAATCATTTGAtctcaaaattaaaaattaaatcatctTCATCAAAAACACTCAGTCGTAGTAGACACTACCAAAATTTAGATTCCACAGTGACTGAGTTAAGTGGAGAACATGAGAATTACCCTTTGAACACTGACGAGAATGTCAGTTGTAGACAACTGTCAGATAGTACAGATCCTGACAGATTCTCCATGAAGGACAAAGATGTGGAAATTTCTGAAAGCTCTTCATTGAACCAGTCAACGATTCAAGGTACTGGGTACCAGTCAATAGCCAGAGGACTGAGTCATGGTTGTGAGGACGTCATGGATGCAGTACTCAAAGTAGCGATCATGCAGTCCCCAAATGAAGAAGCACTCAGGTAATTTTCTGATCTGACAAACATGATTTCAATATCCATGCATCTAATACATATAATTACCACATTGGAGTAATTTATTAAAGAATAACCTCTGAGGTCAAAtcattttttgcaaaataacTGTAAGTCCGAAGGGGGAGGTTTATATTTTCTAACAATATTTTCGTATCAAAAGTGTTTATatacttttcacaatttcaacAGCGAGTTCATtattataccccctgcaacaaTGTTGTTGTTCAGGGGGGAGGGAGGTAAACTGGAATCGAgttgtctgtccatccatctgtagatgtaatggtttccgggctctaaaacattatcctttccacctacagtcaccatatcatacatatggactaccaaTGGggcgaagatgttccctatcgattttggggtcaaaaggtcaagtgcaatggacatcaaagtagcaatatggtttctgggctctatcacgttatcctttccacctatagtcaccatatcatacatatagactacccatgagacgaagatgttccctatcgaatttggggtcaaaaggttaagcacactggacattgaagtaccAATATGGTTTTCAgcctctaaagtgttatcctttccacctacagtcaccatatcgtacatatggactacccatgggatgaagatgtgccctattaattttggggtcaaaggtcaagaacAATCCTAGAAaagagactacccaaggttttgtcatgccctttcttttttacactcaggaaagaagtaatttatacctattaacaacaccctttgggagattgggttaagcaggggggtattcttagtgagcattgctcacagtacctcttgttccaTTCCACTCATACATAATGTGCAGCAATATATTTCTGTAGGATCTGTTCAGCCATTGCACATTACCTCAAGGTATAAAATGTAAGAGGCCTTTGGATGTCAAAAGGTTTATTGGAAATTTAAGAGATGTGTATTGTGGTACAATCATTAATAAATATGTTATCCACAATGGGGAAAATGTGGAGTATTCATGAtacttttctttctttgttatttttagaatatttcattcataaagcAATGTATTCAACAATTTATTCCAGCACTATTAACATTTTCAGACTGGATGTTTGCGGTGTTTACATCATCACCAGCCCCGCACGGCTCCTGCACGACAACCCTGGCATTGTAGAGGGCG contains:
- the LOC130047150 gene encoding Bardet-Biedl syndrome 12 protein homolog isoform X1, yielding MRRVTCLISEDRHMFFTDPCLILQHLDLQDPVLQYVISVCTAFHKEYGFGVKSLIYLITELYKLSSSLHHQGIPVCQIQEHLEAGLKICEEVTKEIEIQIADHIPEEKIDPCFVTKETLKGSNSCTNELLPDSFKSSENQVHLTGNKQDIQTDRSTEVGQIPAVKLRMSNLETEEEDLDDVSWFFMADVPLDTRQIDNLADTSSTWHGASGYFDVDVDDVVLNSMQVTSLKSGECEDTDEDKFEECFDDVPRVVKSNTFQTSACDVDSQKFQRAGPLIDSQTFQMTGPSIPANSMLPETLNKYSNTQEPVRWEVIRNQSPEDDDFDQCFCDIEMDSKKQKDLYPKSTQSMGEKAQESPKLLGKHLQNLSNVRSSHNKVKNSSRHFKTIESTVEELSGGNALWESRDLEVNHTSTEPEEQSLVAEMAPPTAGGNIKTQNTSIEKLNHLISKLKIKSSSSKTLSRSRHYQNLDSTVTELSGEHENYPLNTDENVSCRQLSDSTDPDRFSMKDKDVEISESSSLNQSTIQGTGYQSIARGLSHGCEDVMDAVLKVAIMQSPNEEALRLDVCGVYIITSPARLLHDNPGIVEGVVIQVSTDVITNIVHSGDRLLRTVVINGDITPTFCHKGYRSTLDRVTTTASLQQFTDCSRDSWTGEITQCLQLYQIDAVLASGKISPDLQEQLPHLALVENVPFSALQCICASSDITMATYITDICQFHICPGLVMKPFQDDWTCRDADEHYLTVTLPHKLIQTVVYSHPAQIGRNCFEQEFWRCIQSLSRALERGTVLPGGGQTENRCAATLLSRSDSLESGTKYLVMRELAEVLCNYGNYVCGHSSITQLVHFLSLALAERQSHPQSSPQGLSTHPYTTEHDGTQDLPYYDEGTTKLALWTAAMNTALVLLQIDSSIVTGIDSLNKI
- the LOC130047150 gene encoding Bardet-Biedl syndrome 12 protein homolog isoform X2; its protein translation is MRVTCLISEDRHMFFTDPCLILQHLDLQDPVLQYVISVCTAFHKEYGFGVKSLIYLITELYKLSSSLHHQGIPVCQIQEHLEAGLKICEEVTKEIEIQIADHIPEEKIDPCFVTKETLKGSNSCTNELLPDSFKSSENQVHLTGNKQDIQTDRSTEVGQIPAVKLRMSNLETEEEDLDDVSWFFMADVPLDTRQIDNLADTSSTWHGASGYFDVDVDDVVLNSMQVTSLKSGECEDTDEDKFEECFDDVPRVVKSNTFQTSACDVDSQKFQRAGPLIDSQTFQMTGPSIPANSMLPETLNKYSNTQEPVRWEVIRNQSPEDDDFDQCFCDIEMDSKKQKDLYPKSTQSMGEKAQESPKLLGKHLQNLSNVRSSHNKVKNSSRHFKTIESTVEELSGGNALWESRDLEVNHTSTEPEEQSLVAEMAPPTAGGNIKTQNTSIEKLNHLISKLKIKSSSSKTLSRSRHYQNLDSTVTELSGEHENYPLNTDENVSCRQLSDSTDPDRFSMKDKDVEISESSSLNQSTIQGTGYQSIARGLSHGCEDVMDAVLKVAIMQSPNEEALRLDVCGVYIITSPARLLHDNPGIVEGVVIQVSTDVITNIVHSGDRLLRTVVINGDITPTFCHKGYRSTLDRVTTTASLQQFTDCSRDSWTGEITQCLQLYQIDAVLASGKISPDLQEQLPHLALVENVPFSALQCICASSDITMATYITDICQFHICPGLVMKPFQDDWTCRDADEHYLTVTLPHKLIQTVVYSHPAQIGRNCFEQEFWRCIQSLSRALERGTVLPGGGQTENRCAATLLSRSDSLESGTKYLVMRELAEVLCNYGNYVCGHSSITQLVHFLSLALAERQSHPQSSPQGLSTHPYTTEHDGTQDLPYYDEGTTKLALWTAAMNTALVLLQIDSSIVTGIDSLNKI
- the LOC130047150 gene encoding uncharacterized protein LOC130047150 isoform X3, coding for MRRVTCLISEDRHMFFTDPCLILQHLDLQDPVLQYVISVCTAFHKEYGFGVKSLIYLITELYKLSSSLHHQGIPVCQIQEHLEAGLKICEEVTKEIEIQIADHIPEEKIDPCFVTKETLKGSNSCTNELLPDSFKSSENQVHLTGNKQDIQTDRSTEVGQIPAVKLRMSNLETEEEDLDDVSWFFMADVPLDTRQIDNLADTSSTWHGASGYFDVDVDDVVLNSMQVTSLKSGECEDTDEDKFEECFDDVPRVVKSNTFQTSACDVDSQKFQRAGPLIDSQTFQMTGPSIPANSMLPETLNKYSNTQEPVRWEVIRNQSPEDDDFDQCFCDIEMDSKKQKDLYPKSTQSMGEKAQESPKLLGKHLQNLSNVRSSHNKVKNSSRHFKTIESTVEELSGGNALWESRDLEVNHTSTEPEEQSLVAEMAPPTAGGNIKTQNTSIEKLNHLISKLKIKSSSSKTLSRSRHYQNLDSTVTELSGEHENYPLNTDENVSCRQLSDSTDPDRFSMKDKDVEISESSSLNQSTIQGTGYQSIARGLSHGCEDVMDAVLKVAIMQSPNEEALRLDVCGVYIITSPARLLHDNPGIVEGVVIQVSTDVITNIVHSGDRLLRTVVINGDITPTFCHKGYRSTLDRVTTTASLQQFTDCSRDSWTGEITQCLQLYQIDAVLASGKISPDLQEQLPHLALVENVPFSALQCICASSDITMATYITDICQFHICPGLVMKPFQDDWTCRDADEHYLTVTLPHKLIQIRWKVELNI